The proteins below come from a single Corylus avellana chromosome ca3, CavTom2PMs-1.0 genomic window:
- the LOC132175019 gene encoding protein NO VEIN-like has protein sequence MEKAREHIEEIRRTKFSIGGEHNPLTAELHQAIKNLSAELYAKDVRFLMELIQNAEDNDYLEGHPPSLEFVITSEDITATGAPQTLLIFNNEKGFSPKNIDSICSVGRSPKKGYRKRGYIGEKGIGFKSVFRVTSQPYIFSNGYKIRFNEEPCPHCNLGYIVPEWVEENPTLSDIRQIYGATTLPTTTIVLPLKPYKVKHVKQQLLSIHPEILLFLSKIKQLSVREHNKDPRLNTVSAIAIRSETNFVTRRNVNAESYTLHLSATHVECSYYMWKQRFPVRQENKVKRRMKVKELVITLAFPFEEPLNRGMSSPGVYAFLPTEMVTNFPFIIQGDFLLASSRETILLDNKWNQGILDCVPSAFFNAFVALVKTTENVPVSSLAPMFRFIPINNSAYHELNMVRESIKAKLVEEHIVPSESYTQQKFFHKPHEVGRLKPAFRYILEKARKQGVNLLDLSSHGKYILSSSFDEEKYDSIWNFLGLEPVDNEWYAKCIQNSNLVGGVSEDLHLEILLFVADNFMSKFDCTNMKNIPLLKYLGLDGDESLRIIHTCF, from the exons ATGGAGAAGGCGAGAGAACACATCGAAGAGATACGCAGAACAAAGTTTTCAATCGGAGGGGAACACAACCCATTGACGGCGGAACTTCACCAGGCCATCAAGAACCTCTCTGCTGAACTTTACGCCAAGGATGTCCGCTTTCTCATGGAGCTCATTCAG AATGCGGAAGATAACGATTACCTGGAGGGTCATCCACCATCGCTTGAGTTCGTCATAACTTCTGAGGACATCACGGCCACAGGAGCTCCACAGACGTTGCTGATTTTCAACAATGAGAAAGGTTTCTCCCCTAAAAACATAGACTCCATTTGCAGTGTTGGTCGCTCCCCAAAGAAAGGATACAGAAAACGCGGTTATATCGGAGAAAAAG GAATTGGGTTCAAGAGTGTCTTTCGGGTTACTTCTCAGCCATACATATTCAGCAACGGATATAAGATACGGTTCAATGAAGAGCCTTGCCCACATTGCAATCTTGGGTACATAGTTCCTGAATGGGTGGAGGAGAATCCAACTCTTTCTGACATCCGACAAATATATGGAGCTACAACTCTTCCAACGACAACAATAGTCTTACCTTTGAAGCCCTATAAGGTCAAACATGTGAAGCAGCAGCTCTTGAGCATTCATCCTGAAATTCTTTTGTTCCTGTCAAAGATAAAACAGCTTTCCGTAAGGGAACATAATAAGGATCCTAGGCTCAATACCGTAAGTGCAATAGCCATTAGGAGTGAGACTAATTTTGTAACAAGGAGGAATGTTAATGCTGAGTCCTACACACTCCATCTCTCAGCCACACATGTGGAATGCAGTTACTACATGTGGAAGCAGAGGTTTCCTGTCAGGCAAGAAAACAAAGTGAAAAGGAGAATGAAAGTAAAGGAGTTGGTGATCACGTTGGCTTTTCCCTTTGAAGAACCTCTCAACAGAGGGATGAGCTCACCTGGGGTCTATGCATTTCTTCCCACAGAGATGGTTACCAACTTTCCCTTCATAATTCAGGGGGATTTTCTTCTTGCTTCATCAAGGGAAACAATTCTCTTGGACAACAAGTGGAACCAAGGGATTCTTGACTGTGTGCCCTCTGCTTTTTTCAACGCCTTTGTAGCGCTAGTCAAAACTACAGAAAATGTTCCGGTATCTAGTTTGGCTCCAATGTTCAGGTTTATTCCTATCAACAACTCTGCTTATCACGAGTTGAATATGGTGAgggaatcaatcaaagcaaagcTTGTCGAAGAACATATTGTTCCTAGTGAGTCATACACACAGCAGAAATTCTTTCATAAACCTCACGAAGTTGGTAGGCTTAAGCCTGCTTTCAGGTACATTCTGGAGAAGGCACGGAAGCAAGGGGTGAACTTGCTTGACCTCTCATCCCATGGAAAGTATATTTTGAGTTCTTCATTTGATGAAGAGAAGTATGATAGCATATGGAATTTCTTGGGATTGGAACCAGTCGACAACGAATGGTACGCAAAGTGCATCCAGAATTCCAATCTTGTTGGAGGAGTGTCAGAGGACTTGCATTTAGAGATCTTACTATTTGTTGCTGATAATTTTATGTCCAAATTTGACTGCACCAACATGAAGAACATACCACTACTAAAGTATCTGGGTCTTGATGGGGATGAGTCCTTGCGCATTATTCACACATGTTTTTAG
- the LOC132175017 gene encoding uncharacterized protein LOC132175017, with amino-acid sequence METAREHVEEIRRTKFSIGGEPNPLTEDLHQAVKNLSAELYAKDVHFLMELIQNAEDNDYLEDHPPSLEFVITSEDITATGAPHTLLIFNNEKGFSPKNIDSICSIGRSTKKGYRKRGYIGEKGIGFKSVFLVTSQPYIFSNGYKIRFNEEPCPHCNLGYIVPEWVEENPTLSDIRQIYGATTLPTTTIILPLKPDKVKPVKQELSSLHPEILLFLSKIKQLSVREQNKDPTLNTVSAIAITSETNFVTRKNVDAESYTLHLLAEEKAKGSERGCSYYMWKQKFPVRQENKVERRMEVEQLVITLAFPIEERLNRGMSSPGVYAFLPTEMFTNFPFIIQADFLLASSRETILLDNKWNQGILDCVPSAFFNAFVALVKTTENVPVSSLAPMFRFIPINNSSCHELNIVRESIKAKLVEEHIVPSQSYTQQKFFHKPHEVGRLMPAFWNILEKARKQEVSLLNLSSHGKYILSSSFDKEEYDHILNFLGVEPVNNEWYAKCIQSSNLVAGVSEDLHLEILLFVADNWTSKFDCTNMKNIPLIKYVGLDGDESLCSINECTHWNRERVVSLSHLYDQVSWLVDCNREFRCVGNRFFLPKSTQESISKKVTLREWLRDHVKISFVTVYDYAVHLNSSLHNDGKLAVAFVHFLYHSFSKKHLTKGQVDYLCGIMPLVDNYGNLNTQRVGVLVPAKVSKWVELIGSNPWRREGYVELAENYLRPVRFAGETISREQLLNFLKTHVAASDIPYISPPNADFPAVSAPLTNQNAILLLDWIQNLQRRGSCIPGKFLTCIKEGSWLKITANGCSGYRPPSRSFMLTSSLGNILQNGSVLVDIPLIDESFYGYRLNEYKEELKTIGVMFEYGEACEFIGMSLAAYSTLTRDNVLSVLNFIRFLTKNFLHPDKFIGSINNKKWLRTSCGDRSPIGSVLSDCEWDTASQISEIPFIDTEYYGKEILAFKEELKSLGVLIGFCDSYKLVVDNLKSPSRLISLTSDAVLLVLQCMRHSGSSNKLVEALRDAKCFKTNMGYKSPGECFLFDPQWGCILQVFGGFPLFDDKFYGSSIFIYRNELKQTGVKVDFEDAVKVFAQSFKQHASPMTKEHVLSFLACYRQLQDTEYKFPSDLKKYIREEKWLRTRLGDCRSPSNCILFGPDWHSIDPITRLPFIDDSDNYYGRGIYEYKKELKRMGVVVDIKDGVKFIAVGLDFPPDPSHISPGNVLSLLGCIRILLQDRNYSFPNIFWKRVSQKWLKTHVGHRPPDECLMFDSSWGSYLKQTDGPFLDEGFYGSSITSYKEELAEIGVTVDVDKGCPLIASQLDFHLEFSTIVRIYNYLSEFNWEPDSEAAKRIWISNGSQNGKWVSPGECVLHDKDGLFSLQLQVLEKHYEQKLLSFFSNAFHVRYNPSVDDYCKLWKIWESSGHPLQHADCCKFWVYVSKHWSTKTERTLADSLVKLPVGSGSDGILLSNKHDVFIADDLQLKDLFEQSSPQPIFVWYPQQSLPSLPRTKLLEIYTKIGVRTISESVQKEESSLVGVAHLNEVNPMEFLITKGLVRLILGFLAGPTIQMEAERRHKAIKGLLNITFLETVEPITVNYNLSLSSGDFVKAKASRVILWDRESSKFVAQKLDRSVGYKNIIEYATYFSEAISEGLLWENDDHIGALSELIKLGFTLEFNEEAVEFLMKSKNLQIFMEEEEFLASTFPSD; translated from the exons ATGGAGACGGCGAGAGAACACGTAGAAGAGATACGTAGAACAAAGTTTTCAATCGGAGGGGAACCCAACCCATTGACGGAGGATCTTCACCAGGCCGTCAAGAACCTCTCTGCTGAACTCTATGCCAAAGATGTCCACTTCCTCATGGAGCTCATTCAG AATGCGGAAGATAACGATTACCTGGAGGATCATCCTCCATCGCTTGAGTTCGTTATAACTTCTGAGGACATCACGGCCACAGGAGCTCCACATACATTGCTGATTTTCAACAATGAGAAAGGTTTCTCCCCTAAAAACATAGACTCCATTTGCAGTATTGGTCGCTCCACCAAGAAAGGCTACAGGAAACGCGGTTATATTGGAGAGAAAG GAATTGGGTTCAAGAGTGTCTTTCTGGTTACTTCTCAACCATACATATTCAGCAATGGGTATAAGATACGGTTCAATGAAGAGCCTTGCCCACATTGCAATCTTGGGTACATTGTTCCTGAATGGGTGGAGGAGAATCCAACTCTTTCTGACATCAGGCAAATATATGGTGCTACAACTCTTCCAACGACAACAATAATCTTACCTCTGAAGCCTGATAAGGTCAAACCTGTGAAGCAGGAACTCTCAAGCCTTCATCCTGAAATTCTTTTGTTCCTGTCTAAGATAAAACAGCTTTCTGTAAGGGAACAAAATAAGGATCCTACGCTCAATACCGTAAGTGCAATAGCCATTACGAGTGAGACTAATTTTGTAACAAGGAAGAACGTTGATGCTGAGTCCTACACACTCCATCTCTTGGCAGAGGAAAAGGCTAAGGGTTCCGAAAGAGGATGCAGCTACTATATGTGGAAGCAGAAGTTTCCTGTCAGGCAAGAAAATAAAGTGGAGAGGAGAATGGAAGTAGAACAGTTGGTGATCACATTGGCTTTTCCCATTGAAGAGCGTCTCAACAGAGGGATGAGCTCACCTGGGGTCTATGCATTTCTTCCCACAGAGATGTTTACCAACTTTCCCTTCATAATTCAGGCGGATTTTCTTCTTGCTTCATCAAGGGAAACAATTCTGTTGGACAACAAGTGGAACCAAGGGATTCTTGACTGTGTGCCCTCTGCTTTTTTCAATGCCTTTGTAGCGCTAGTTAAAACTACAGAAAATGTTCCAGTATCTAGTTTGGCTCCAATGTTCAGGTTTATTCCTATCAACAACTCTTCTTGTCACGAGTTGAATATCGTGAGGGAGTCGATCAAAGCAAAGCTTGTCGAAGAACATATTGTTCCTAGTCAGTCATACACACAACAAAAATTCTTTCATAAACCTCACGAAGTTGGTAGGCTTATGCCTGCTTTCTGGAACATTTTGGAGAAGGCACGGAAGCAAGAGGTGAGTTTGCTTAATCTCTCATCCCATGGAAAGTATATTTTGAGTTCTTCATTTGATAAAGAGGAGTATGATCACATATTGAATTTCTTGGGAGTGGAACCAGTCAACAATGAATGGTACGCCAAGTGCATCCAGAGTTCTAATCTTGTTGCAGGAGTGTCAGAGGACTTGCATTTAGAGATCTTACTATTTGTTGCTGATAATTGGACGTCCAAATTTGACTGCACCAACATGAAGAACATACCACTAATAAAGTACGTGGGCCTTGATGGGGATGAGTCTTTGTGCAGTATAAATGAATGCACACACTGGAACCGAGAGAGGGTGGTGTCCTTATCACATCTGTATGATCAGGTGTCATGGCTGGTTGATTGTAACAGGGAATTCAGATGTGTGGGAAATCGTTTTTTTCTGCCGAAAAGCACACAAGAATCCATCTCTAAGAAAGTGACGTTGCGGGAATGGCTTCGAGATCATGTGAAGATTAGTTTTGTGACTGTATATGACTATGCAGTTCACCTTAATAGTTCTCTCCATAATGACGGGAAGCTTGCTGTTGCCTTTGTTCACTTCTTATATCACTCTTTCTCGAAGAAGCATCTTACAAAAGGGCAAGTGGATTATTTGTGTGGTATTATGCCGCTCGTGGATAATTATGGGAATCTAAACACACAAAGGGTAGGGGTTCTTGTCCCTGCTAAAGTAAGCAAATGGGTGGAATTGATTGGTTCAAATCCATGGAGAAGGGAAGGCTACGTTGAGCTAGCAGAAAACTACTTACGTCCAGTTCGTTTTGCAGGTGAAACTATTTCTAGAGAACAGCTCTTAAATTTCCTTAAAACTCATGTTGCAGCTTCTGATATCCCTTATATATCTCCTCCCAATGCTGATTTTCCTGCTGTTTCTGCACCACTCACCAATCAAAATGCAATCTTGCtgttggattggattcaaaaccTGCAACGTAGAGGTAGTTGCATTCCAGGGAAGTTCTTAACATGCATAAAGGAAGGTAGCTGGCTGAAAATTACTGCCAATGGCTGTTCTGGTTACAGGCCGCCATCTCGGTCATTCATGCTTACCTCTTCATTGGGAAACATTTTGCAGAATGGATCAGTGCTTGTTGATATTCCGTTGATTGATGAAAGTTTTTATGGTTATAGATTAAATGAGTATAAGGAGGAGCTAAAGACAATTGGAGTTATGTTTGAGTATGGAGAAGCATGCGAATTTATTGGGATGTCTCTTGCAGCTTACTCAACTTTAACTAGAGACAACGTGCTTTCTGTACTAAATTTCATCAGattcttaacaaaaaattttcttcatccGGACAAATTCATTGGCAgtattaataacaaaaaatggCTTAGGACATCCTGTGGTGACAGATCTCCAATTGGATCCGTTTTGTCTGATTGTGAATGGGACACTGCATCTCAAATCAGTGAAATCCCCTTCATTGATACAGAATACTATGGGAAGGAAATCCTAGCTTTTAAAGAGGAACTCAAGTCGCTTGGTGTGTTAATTGGATTCTGTGATAGTTACAAGCTCGTTGTAGACAACTTAAAATCACCTTCACGGTTGATTTCTCTGACATCTGATGCCGTTCTTTTGGTACTGCAATGTATGCGTCATTCAGGATCATCCAACAAACTTGTTGAGGCTTTGAGAGATGCAAAATGCTTCAAGACAAATATGGGTTACAAGTCTCCAGGAGAATGTTTCTTGTTTGACCCTCAATGGGGTTGCATTCTACAAGTTTTCGGAGGTTTCCCATTGTTTGATGATAAGTTCTATGGAAGCAGCATCTTCATTTACAGGAACGAGTTGAAGCAAACAGGGGTGAAGGTGGATTTTGAGGATGCAGTCAAAGTATTTGCTCAAAGTTTCAAGCAGCATGCTTCTCCCATGACAAAAGAACATGTTTTGTCTTTCCTTGCATGTTACAGACAGCTACAGGACACTGAATATAAGTTTCCTTCAGATCTTAAGAAATACATCCGTGAGGAAAAGTGGTTGCGAACTCGGCTAGGTGATTGTAGATCTCCAAGCAATTGCATTCTGTTTGGGCCAGATTGGCACTCAATTGATCCAATTACTCGACTTCCTTTCATAGATGATAGTGACAATTATTATGGCAGGGGCATTTATGAATACAAGAAAGAGCTGAAGAGGATGGGGGTTGTTGTTGATATCAAAGATGGTGTGAAGTTCATAGCTGTTGGTCTTGATTTTCCCCCAGACCCCTCCCACATAAGTCCTGGAAATGTGCTTTCATTGCTAGGCTGCATCCGCATTTTACTACAGGATAGGAATTATTCTTTTCCGAACATTTTCTGGAAAAGAGTTTCCCAAAAATGGTTGAAGACCCATGTTGGTCATAGGCCTCCAGACGAGTGCTTAATGTTCGATTCCAGTTGGGGTTCTTATTTGAAGCAGACTGATGGACCTTTTCTAGATGAAGGTTTTTATGGTTCTAGTATTACATCCTACAAAGAAGAACTCGCTGAAATAGGGGTTACTGTTGATGTGGACAAAGGATGCCCATTGATTGCCAGCCAACTTGATTTCCATCTTGAATTTTCTACTATAGTTCGAATATATAACTATTTGAGTGAGTTTAATTGGGAGCCAGACAGTGAAGCTGCCAAAAGGATTTGGATTTCAAATGGAAGTCAGAATGGAAAGTGGGTCAGCCCCGGAGAATGTGTTTTGCATGACAAGGATGGTCTCTTTAGTTTGCAGCTGCAGGTTTTGGAGAAACACTATGAGCAAAAGTTACTTAGCTTTTTCTCCAATGCTTTCCATGTTAGATACAATCCTTCAGTTGATGATTACTGCAAGCTATGGAAGATTTGGGAAAGTTCAGGACACCCATTGCAACATGCTGACTGTTGTAAGTTTTGGGTGTATGTTTCGAAGCACTGGAGCACAAAGACTGAGAGAACTCTTGCTGATAGCTTGGTGAAATTACCTGTTGGTTCAGGCTCAGATGGAATTTTGCTGTCCAACAAGCATGATGTTTTCATTGCTGACGATCTCCAACTGAAGGATCTGTTTGAGCAGTCTTCTCCTCAACCTATATTTGTCTGGTACCCTCAGCAAAGCTTGCCTTCTTTACCTCGGACAAAGTTGCTTGAAATTTACACGAAAATTGGGGTCCGCACAATATCTGAATCTGTGCAGAAGGAAGAATCATCCTTAGTGGGTGTTGCTCATCTCAATGAGGTGAATCCAATGGAGTTTTTGATTACGAAAGGGCTTGTTAGGCTCATCCTTGGTTTTTTAGCAGGCCCTACAATCCAAATGGAAGCGGAAAGGAGGCATAAGGCTATCAAAGGGCTTCTGAATATTACTTTCCTTGAGACAGTTGAACCTATCACTGTAAACTATAATCTATCTCTTTCTTCTGGGGACTTTGTAAAAGCAAAAGCAAGCCGAGTGATACTTTGGGATAGAGAGTCTTCAAAGTTTGTCGCACAGAAGCTGGACAGGTCTGTTGGATACAAGAATATCATTGAATATGCTACATATTTTTCTGAAGCAATATCCGAGGGTCTGTTATGGGAGAACGACGATCATATTGGTGCACTCTCTGAGCTGATCAAGTTGGGCTTCACGCTGGAATTTAACGAGGAAGCTGTTGAGTTTTTAATGAAGTCCAAGAATTTGCAGATTTTCATGGAGGAAGAGGAATTCCTGGCTTCTACCTTCCCTTCTGACTAG